A region from the Spiroplasma taiwanense CT-1 genome encodes:
- a CDS encoding ABC transporter ATP-binding protein, translating into MIETVSGGMNPINDAATHNSSDLAKKNTFDADKKIYEYIKKRKKLSFWKIVSTYGLKYKSLFISVIFVVLITAVLISANSLLINMTLKQAIFDYTPQSQQDPSYDYGLPWWGWLAITGADLVILYTCTFFRNFLSIMLAVRIEVELRNLTIKRLLEQDISYYSDKKIGKLMTKLVGDTNVVGNEIAGLLSMVVQAPLVIIFGTVVLFTIDIPLAGVASASVYLLALFVVLLALSYQKKVTVVREVISDINGDVIDRISSIKLVKSSSTRVYEEERIEQIHKPYIKVFKPISKIDGELLAILIASDVIINLLVIVSAVLIYGTSNPENFIILITPISTALVSLTRPLWQIAAIIPGLSRAGASSQKIYEVICDDPILSDNEQNGTLFDENIYKLEFRGVKFNYPEKPEINIVPNLDLVLEKGKSYAFVGETGSGKSTISKLLLRFYDPTEGSVLVNDKNLKEFNLRSYLTHVGYVEQEPSIIFGDVYDNVKYGYFQATDEEVHEACKKAQIDKIIMSWPQGYNTILGERGLLLSGGQKQRLVIARILLKNPELLVLDEATSALDNIVEREIQSQLNELMKDKTSVIIAHRLTTIKHVDQIFVLEPGKGIVQSGTYEELIKIPGKFKDLHDAAVA; encoded by the coding sequence ATGATTGAAACAGTAAGCGGAGGAATGAATCCTATTAATGATGCAGCAACACATAATTCAAGTGATTTAGCTAAAAAAAATACATTTGATGCTGATAAAAAAATTTATGAGTATATTAAAAAGCGTAAAAAATTAAGCTTTTGAAAAATTGTCTCTACATATGGTTTAAAATATAAATCTCTTTTTATATCTGTTATATTTGTAGTTTTAATTACAGCTGTATTAATAAGTGCAAATTCGCTTCTTATTAATATGACTTTGAAACAAGCAATTTTTGATTATACTCCACAATCACAACAAGATCCTTCATATGATTATGGTTTACCTTGGTGGGGTTGACTTGCAATAACAGGAGCTGATTTAGTAATTTTATATACTTGTACATTTTTTAGAAACTTTTTATCAATTATGTTAGCAGTTAGAATTGAAGTAGAATTAAGAAATTTAACTATAAAAAGGTTATTAGAACAAGATATTTCTTATTATTCTGATAAAAAAATTGGTAAATTAATGACAAAACTTGTTGGAGATACCAATGTTGTTGGAAATGAAATAGCAGGATTACTTTCAATGGTTGTTCAAGCTCCTTTGGTAATAATTTTTGGAACAGTTGTTTTATTTACAATTGACATTCCTTTAGCAGGAGTTGCTTCTGCTTCTGTTTATTTACTTGCATTATTTGTAGTATTATTAGCTTTAAGTTATCAAAAAAAAGTTACTGTTGTTAGAGAAGTTATATCAGATATTAATGGTGATGTAATTGATAGAATTTCATCAATTAAATTGGTTAAATCAAGTTCAACAAGAGTTTATGAAGAAGAGAGAATTGAACAAATTCATAAACCTTATATAAAAGTTTTTAAACCAATTTCAAAAATTGATGGGGAATTACTTGCTATTTTAATTGCATCAGATGTGATAATTAATTTATTAGTAATTGTTTCTGCAGTTTTAATATATGGAACTAGTAACCCAGAAAACTTTATTATTTTGATTACACCAATATCAACTGCACTTGTAAGTTTAACAAGACCTTTATGACAAATTGCAGCAATTATTCCTGGACTTTCAAGAGCAGGAGCATCATCACAAAAAATATATGAAGTAATTTGTGATGACCCTATTCTTTCAGATAATGAACAAAATGGAACTTTATTTGATGAAAATATTTATAAACTTGAATTTAGAGGCGTTAAATTTAATTATCCAGAAAAACCTGAAATTAATATTGTTCCAAATTTAGATTTAGTTTTAGAAAAGGGAAAAAGTTATGCATTTGTTGGAGAAACTGGTAGTGGGAAATCAACAATTTCAAAATTATTACTAAGATTTTATGACCCAACAGAAGGTTCAGTTTTGGTAAACGATAAAAATTTAAAAGAATTTAATTTAAGAAGTTATTTAACTCATGTAGGATATGTTGAGCAAGAACCATCAATTATTTTTGGAGATGTTTATGATAATGTAAAATATGGTTATTTCCAAGCAACTGATGAAGAAGTTCATGAAGCTTGCAAAAAGGCTCAAATTGATAAAATAATTATGAGTTGACCACAAGGTTATAATACAATTTTGGGTGAAAGAGGACTATTACTAAGTGGTGGTCAAAAACAGCGTTTAGTTATTGCAAGAATTCTTTTAAAAAACCCTGAATTATTAGTGCTTGATGAAGCAACAAGTGCACTTGATAATATTGTTGAAAGAGAAATTCAAAGTCAATTAAATGAACTTATGAAAGATAAGACATCAGTTATTATTGCACATAGATTAACAACAATTAAACATGTTGATCAGATTTTTGTCTTAGAACCTGGAAAAGGAATAGTTCAATCAGGGACATATGAAGAACTTATAAAAATTCCTGGTAAGTTTAAAGATTTACATGATGCAGCTGTTGCATAG